A window from Cryobacterium sp. SO1 encodes these proteins:
- a CDS encoding rhodanese-like domain-containing protein, whose amino-acid sequence MKTPRLALVLTLAGALGLAGCSAGTSSPGTSPSTETIGPQTTPDSTTAPLLLSTIIDVRTPAEYAEGHLDGAMNIDVQAADFTDRIAALPTDAEYIVYCRTGSRAEAALAQMTALGFTDVTNAGSLADASASTGIAVVSD is encoded by the coding sequence ATGAAGACCCCCCGCCTCGCCCTCGTGCTGACCCTGGCCGGTGCCCTCGGCCTCGCCGGCTGCTCCGCCGGCACGTCCTCGCCGGGCACCTCGCCGAGCACCGAGACCATCGGCCCGCAGACAACGCCGGACTCCACCACCGCTCCGTTGCTCCTGAGCACGATCATCGACGTGCGCACGCCCGCCGAGTACGCCGAGGGCCACCTCGACGGCGCGATGAACATTGACGTGCAGGCGGCGGATTTCACCGACCGCATCGCCGCCCTGCCCACCGATGCCGAGTACATCGTGTACTGCCGAACCGGCTCGCGCGCCGAGGCGGCCCTTGCACAGATGACCGCGCTGGGCTTCACCGACGTGACCAATGCGGGCAGCCTGGCCGACGCATCCGCCAGCACCGGAATCGCCGTCGTGAGCGACTAG